The following proteins are co-located in the Cyanobacterium sp. T60_A2020_053 genome:
- a CDS encoding FAD-dependent oxidoreductase → MNKLVLLGGGHSHVVALKLWYQKPLENIEIILISDVEKTPYSGMLPAHLANYYTFDETHINLVKLAKKYGFKLIIDTVINIDAINQQVIVKSGQKINYNLLSIDIGCTPEKSHIMIADNCAIPAKPVPQLLQKWQEIINYCQKNPTQKLIINIVGGGAGGVELALNMHHRFNQITDNFSINLLTKGDKLVKIHNDYASYKLTETLREKRINIYFNSEVNSIFADHITTTSGLVLSCNYTFLVTNGVGAQWLKQTDITTDEKGFILIKDTLQSISHSNIFATGDIATMVNYSYPKAGVFAVRQGKSLAQNWRNWWQNKPLKSDQPQSLYLSLIGLGGRRALMIWGYLGFDSPLLWYWKEFLDRRFIRVYSDSR, encoded by the coding sequence ATGAATAAATTAGTTTTATTAGGGGGGGGGCATAGTCATGTAGTCGCTCTAAAATTATGGTATCAAAAACCCTTAGAAAATATCGAAATAATTTTAATTAGTGATGTAGAAAAAACTCCTTATTCGGGAATGTTACCAGCGCACCTCGCCAATTATTACACTTTTGATGAAACTCATATTAATCTAGTAAAATTGGCTAAAAAATATGGTTTTAAATTAATTATTGATACTGTGATTAATATTGATGCTATTAATCAACAAGTTATTGTTAAATCTGGACAAAAAATTAACTATAATTTACTATCTATTGATATTGGCTGTACACCAGAAAAAAGTCATATTATGATCGCAGATAATTGTGCTATTCCGGCTAAACCAGTGCCACAGTTACTGCAAAAATGGCAAGAAATTATTAATTATTGTCAAAAAAATCCTACTCAAAAGCTAATTATTAATATTGTGGGGGGGGGCGCTGGGGGAGTAGAATTAGCTTTAAATATGCACCATCGCTTTAATCAAATTACTGATAATTTTAGTATTAATTTACTAACAAAAGGAGATAAGTTAGTAAAAATTCATAATGATTATGCTAGTTATAAATTAACTGAAACTTTACGAGAAAAGAGAATTAATATTTATTTTAATAGTGAAGTAAATAGTATTTTTGCTGACCATATTACTACAACATCAGGCTTAGTTCTATCTTGCAATTATACATTTTTAGTAACTAATGGGGTGGGGGCGCAATGGCTCAAACAAACTGATATTACCACCGATGAAAAAGGGTTTATTTTAATTAAAGATACCCTGCAAAGTATTTCCCACAGTAATATTTTTGCCACTGGTGATATTGCCACTATGGTTAATTATTCCTATCCTAAAGCGGGAGTATTTGCCGTCAGACAAGGAAAATCCCTTGCTCAAAATTGGCGTAATTGGTGGCAAAATAAGCCTTTAAAATCTGACCAGCCTCAATCTCTTTATCTCAGTTTAATTGGTTTGGGGGGGCGGAGGGCGCTGATGATTTGGGGATATTTAGGGTTTGATTCTCCTTTACTATGGTATTGGAAAGAATTTTTGGATCGGCGATTTATTCGTGTTTATTCTGATTCCAGATAA